One window from the genome of Chrysiogenia bacterium encodes:
- a CDS encoding Crp/Fnr family transcriptional regulator: MSLQDTLQTLEVFCELDENEIAEVAQIVMEKDVPVGQPLFVEAMKGETLFIVLEGTASVTRKLEDGREVQLYVAEGGDFLGSLSLFEPGERRVSAKTIEPSKILIIRRKDFLKLADKSPKTAFRFAFELVRASLEKLNDMAEVHVETIEALKKA; this comes from the coding sequence GTGAGCCTTCAGGACACATTGCAGACGCTCGAAGTCTTCTGCGAACTCGACGAGAACGAGATCGCCGAAGTCGCGCAGATCGTCATGGAAAAAGACGTGCCCGTGGGCCAGCCCCTGTTCGTGGAGGCGATGAAGGGCGAGACCCTCTTCATCGTGCTCGAAGGGACCGCCAGCGTCACCCGCAAGCTCGAAGACGGCCGCGAAGTGCAGCTCTACGTCGCCGAGGGCGGCGATTTCCTGGGATCGCTCTCCCTGTTCGAGCCCGGCGAGCGCCGCGTCTCGGCCAAGACCATCGAACCCAGCAAGATCCTCATCATCCGGCGCAAGGATTTTCTCAAGCTCGCCGACAAGTCGCCCAAGACCGCATTCCGCTTCGCCTTCGAACTCGTGCGCGCCTCGCTCGAAAAGCTCAACGACATGGCCGAAGTCCATGTGGAGACGATCGAGGCGCTGAAGAAGGCGTGA